CTGATGAAAAAGTAAACTATATTACTGAGGAATTAGGTTTTGATGCAGGGGTTAACTATAAGACCGTTGATGATGTACAAGAAGCTCTATCTGGTCTATGCCCTAATGGCGTTGATGTATATTTCGATAACGTCGGAGGCGAAATTTCTGACGCTGTTCTTAACTTGTTAAACTCCTTCGCACGTGTACCGCTTTGTGGAGCTATTTCGTCTTACAACCGTACAGATGCTGACTTAGGTACACGCGTACAACCAAAACTCCTTAAAGCTCGTGCTAAGATTCAAGCGTTTATCGTAGGGGACTATGCAGACCGCTTTGATGAAGGCGTTCAAGACCTTGCAAAATGGCTTTCTGAAGGAAAATTAAAATATGAAGAAACAATAACAGATGGCTTCGAAAACATTCCTGATGCATTCTTTGGTCTGTTCCAAGGGAAGAACTTAGGAAAGCAGTTAGTAAAAGTCGCTGACCCTAAATATTAACTAAACAAAACCCTGCTCCTTTTGAGCAGGGTTTTTTATTCTAACAAACTCTTTATTTAGCTATACCACATCGGGTTTATGGAAAAGCTAATAGAGGAACATAGAAGATATAACAGTATAAAAAGAGGTGTTAGGATGAAATACATCATTATCGGGGGAGATGCGGCAGGAATGAGTGCCGCGATGCAAATTGTACGAAATAGTGAAGGAAATGAAATCGTTACGTACGAAAAGGGAGAAACCTATTCTTATGGGCAGTGCGGGTTACCCTATACCATTAATGGCATAGTGGAATCCACTGAGGACCTTATTGCCAGAACACCTGAAACGTTTCAGGAGAAGTATGGAATTAAAACACATACGCTACATGAAGTAACAAGTGTGGATTGTGAGAAAAAAATGGTGTATGGAACCAATTATCATACTGGAGAACAGTTCGAAGATCATTATGATCGACTTCTTGTCGCAACAGGCGCGAATCCGAATTGTCCGCCGTGGGAAGGCATTGAATCAGAAGGGATTTACACCCTAAAAACCATACCCGATGCGGAAAAAATAATGGATTACATAAATGAGAATATCAAGAATGTGACGATTATCGGTGGGGGATACATCGGTCTTGAAATGGCTGAAACCCTTTCTGACATTGGGAAAAACGTTCAAATTATCGAACGTGGCGAACGGCTCGCCAAGATTTTCGATGAGGATATGAGTGCCCTTATCCATGAGGAAGCGACCAAACAAAACGTGAAGCTGACATTTAAGGAATCAGTAGAAGGTTTCAAAACCAATGATAAAGGTCGTGTAAGGTGTGTTGTAACCGACCATGGTGAACATGCGACAGACCTAGTCCTCGTAGCTGTTGGGGTAACGCCAAACACATCCTTTTTACAAGGTACGGGTATTTTCACGAGTGTTCAGGGTGCCATTGAAGTGAATGCATATATGGAGAGTACGATCAAGGACATTTATGCAGCGGGAGATTGCGCTACACAATATCACCGCCTTAAGCAAAAATCAGATTATATCCCTCTTGGGACTCATGCGAATAAACAAGGAAGAGTTGCAGGTTTGAATATGATTAATCAACCTACTACTTTTAAAGGAATTGTAGGTTCGTCTATTATTAAATTCTTTGATATAAATCTTGGGAAAACAGGTTTATCAGAGAGGGAAGCAGAAGCGCTTCATTTCTCTAACACCTCTGTAACCATTGATTCATCGCACGCTGCAGGATACTATTCAAAAGAAGATCCTATGAAAGTAAAACTCGTCTATAATGATCAGACGCGTGCGTTATTAGGAGCTCAAATTATTGGTAAAGAAGGGGTCGATAAACGGATTGATGTAGTAGCCACGGCTCTATACCACTCGATGACCGTGGATGAACTTGTCGATCTTGACCTTTCTTATGCACCTCCTTTTAACAGTGTTTGGGATCCTATACAGCAAGCTGCAAGAAGAGCTTAGTTTGACTTCATTTTGATCAAGCGAAAAAAGCGATCCGTCTAATAGAGGCGGATCGCTTTTTTATGCGCTATTAAATTTGAGTGTTAGCACGCATTAAGTATAACGGGCTCCTAAGCCGCTTTATATGGAACACTTCAACTTATTATGGTAAGGTTTCACAGACAACCCCGTCCCCGTCTCGGTCCAACCGGTGGGGGTCTTTTGAAGGACCTCCTGCGGCTTCGAAAAATGCTTGAGCCTGGCTTTGTTTACTAAAATCCCCACAATCTCGATCGGCCCCGTTTGGATCATATAAAAGATTATTAGATTCAGTGGAATTGTTTTTACTAGGAGTTGGGCTCTTCTTGATGGTCATCTCGGAGTTAAAACCATCCTCCGTCACATACCCTTCCAAACTCCATATCCCCTTCTTCTTCTTCTTGGCTTGTTGTTCAGCATCGCGTAATGTGTCTACATATTTATCGTTTGGGGGATATACGTAAGCTACACGTGCAAGGCCTTGTTCAATAATATCCTTATTATAAAGCGTACCATCTATGTATACGTATGCGAGTAAGCGATCGTATTTATCTCGTTTCGTTGTTCCCCATTCAAGCATCACTTCTTCATTTGTAAGAAGCTCTTTAGCGTATTGACTCGCTTCTGGCCCAAAGGGCTGGACAGGCAAGTCAGGATGCTTGGTTTCTGGCGTATCAATAAGTAACAATCGAATCGTCTCTTTCTTCCCCTCTATCGAGACAGACAAAGTATCTCCGTCTACCACACGAAGGACGGTTGCTTCTTGTTTCGTTTGATTTTCTCCTGTAGAAGAGGAAGTAGTAGTTTCTGTTTTGGTTTCTTGCATGGTTTCGTTTTGAGGACTGCAAGCTGTTCCCACCATTATTATAAACAACACTAGTATCTTAAAAATGTTTCTCATAGTTGTTCTCCTTTATCGCTGTATACATTCACTCTAGCAAACAATTTCGACGACGTATAGGAAGAATACAGTTCATCTTTTTTCACTATTTATTATTGCAATGCTCAAGAGGTACCAGGCCACGTCGTATGGTAAGGTGAAAAATAACTCTAGTGAAACTTTTCTTGTCACTTACGACTCTAACCTATGAGTTTGAAAGAAAGAGGGAAGCCGTGTGAACCTAATAAAAGAAGTAAAGCGAGCCAGGAAAGGGAATAAAGCATCTTTTGAGGCATTAATCAGAGAGTATAAAACCACGATGTATCGTGTCTCGAAAACTATTTTAAAACAAGATGAAGATTGTGCGGATGCTTTACAAGAAGCTATTTTAAAAGCTTTTCACTCCATTCACACGCTGAAAGAACCAAAGTATTTTAAGACTTGGCTCATTCGGATCGTGATGAATGAATGTTATGCCATTATTCGAAAACAAAAGAAAATTGTTTCATTAGATAAGGTTCATGAAGAAGCGTTTGTAGAGAGAGGGTTTGATCGGATTGAAGTGAAAGAGTTACTCTCTCATTTGACCGAAGAAGATGCCCTCGTTCTTCAATTGTTCTACATAAAAGACTTTACGATAAGAGATATGGCCCACGTAATGGAGGTTCCAGAGAATACAATTAAAACAAAGTTACGCAGGGCAAAAAAGAGAGCACGAGTACAAGTCAGGGAGGAGGAAACATCATGGAAAAGTGGGAACACCTATTAGATGAAGAAGTGAATAAAGAATTGCCAGAGTCTGTTGAGAAGCGAATGGAATCTACATTAAAATCCCTGCCGAACAAGAAAACAGGAAAGAAAAAGTGGTTGTATGGCATAACAGCCGCTGTAGTAGCAACAGGCATTTTGATTAACAGCTCTTCGGTGTCTACAACAATTGCCGATTCCCTGAAGGATGTACCTTTTGTAGGCTCTGTAATGGAGAAAGTAGGCGGGTTAGGAGAGAAAAGTGGGCAACAAGGCGGGTTAACAGTTTCAACAGGGGAGCAAGTGAACATAGGAGATCAAACCATTATCTTTACAGAAACCTTATATGATGGAAACAGTATATATATTAGCTACTTAAATATGTCAGATCATCTGAACAAATTGGTCCTGCCAGGGATGCCTGATGTTCTCGTAGACGGAGAACCATTAGACAACTACGGAATCGGGGCGGGGGGTCAGAAGATCGAAGAAGGCGTTTACGGTGAGACCATGTCGATTAGAACCCAAGAAGAACTCCCTCATGAATTCTTGCTTACACTTAGCGGTGAAGCGAATGGATCTGAGTGGCAAGTAGACTTACCTGTTATCAAAAAGGGGAACTCAAAGGTTATGCCGATTAATAAAAGTTTCAAAAGTGGGGAGGATCACATTCATTATAGTACGGTAAGCTTTACATCAACCTCCACTAGAATTCAGTTCCAAATGCTTACCCCTGAAGACTCAAAGATCATCCAAAACAATCAGCATCTTGATTTTGTTGTAGAAGATGAAAACGGGAAAGTGTTAAGGGGGATCGGAGCAAGTAGCCATTCTATTGGATCAGAAGATGGAAAAGTTAGTGGTAAGTATACCGTTGATCTAGAACCATACAGAGAACAATTACCAGAAACGTTAAGTATACGACCATACCTTATGGAAATCCCAACTTCAGAGGAAGCGGTTGAACCTGTGGTGTTTAGGAGTAAGAAATGGACTGGAGAACCTGTAACATTGTCTCAAGGCGAGATGGGGCAGTTGAATGTAGATAGTGTAGAAAGAGAAGGTGAGAATGTAACCATTACCTACACCGTCAAAGGGGAAGATGAAGCCACACAAGCGAGTACGTTCTGGATAACGGATGGTGATGGGAATCGCTATGAACATGATCGGGTGGAAAGACGTATAGATCATCATACCTTTAAACAAACCTATTATAATTTTCCAGTGGAAAAAGACATTCATCTCCATACAACGGAAATGGATGCTCATCATTATTTAAGTGATTTTGGATTAACCATTGATCTTGAATACGGTGAAGGGGATAGATGACTAAAAAAATACGTAAGTGTGAATGAGCGTAGAAAAACCCCCTCGATAATCGAGGGGGGTTGAACCCTTTTATAGATCTTTCCTTGTAGGAGGAGCCATGAACTCAGGTCCTACAGGATCTTTAATATTTTTAACTAATATTTCATCAATGTCTTTCTGGGTTTCTTCATCAATTTTAAAGTCCATTACTTCTTCAATCGGATCCATTTGTTCTGGTTTCCGACCACCCCATAGGGCAGTGCCTGTACCAGGTTGATCTAATATAAATCGAAGAGCCAGGTGGATAATGCGTTTGTCAAATCGATTCTGGGCTAATTGGTCTAGCTCTTGTACGGCATTGAGATATTGCTCGAAACGAGGTTGCTGGAATTTAGGATCGTTATTTCTTAGGTCATCGCCATCAAATTGACTATCCTTAGACATTTTACCGGTTAACAATCCTCGGCATAAGCTACCATATAACAATGTATGAAGGCCATGCTCCTGAACATAGGGGAGAATGTCTTCTTCAATCCCTCTTTCAAACATGTTGTAAGGGGGCTGAACCGTATGAAGCGGAGCCGCTTCACGGAACGTATCCATTTGTTCTGGAGAGAAATTACTCACACCAATGGATCGGATTTTGCCTTGTTTATATAAGTAATAAAGGGCTTCTGCTGTTTCTTCAATCGGGACGGTTGGGTCTGGCCAATGTACTTGGTAAACATCAATGTAATCCGTTTGAAGTCGACGTAATGAATCGTCAATTTCTTTGTGAATGCGTTCTTTAGATGCATCACGGTAAACTTGCTCGTCTTTCCAATTCATGGCAACCTTCGTTGCGAGCGTGATATTCTCACGACCTCCATATTGTTGAACGGCTTTACCGACAATTTCTTCAGAACGACCGAAGCCATATACCGGAGCGGTGTCAATGAGATTAACGCCTTTATCTAAAGCGGCGTGGATGGTTTTTATGGATTGGTTTTCATCTGTGCCACCCCACATCCAGCCACCAATGGCCCAAGTTCCTAGTCCGATTCGTGAAGTTTCTATTCCTGTATTGCTAACGTGCGTGAATTCCATTTTTTCACCTCCATAGGTTCGTAGCTTTAGCTACTCTTCACGAAGTTTACCCTCTTCTATTCGTGACTAATCATGCAGATAGGCTGTCCCAATAGATGAAAAAAAGCACGCTCATAGCTTACTGAGCGTGCCTGAATTTAGTCGTGTTTTTATGCTTTGGTCCAGTTTGCGACCATATTTACATCCGCATTGTATAGGGTTTGGAAAACAGGACAGCGATCATCTGTTTTATCTTTTAATTCTTGAATGCGTTCATCAGACTCACTTGTTTTAACCTGAGCATTTACTGTAACGGTTTGGAAGTGACGGCGTACGCCTTCTGTTCCCATCATACCGCGGGGGTCTAATTCGCCACGAATTTCGAATTCAATCCCTTGAAGGTCAAAGTTCATTTCATTCGCCACCATATTAGCAACTGCGTTCTCGCAGCCTGCTAGGGCAGCTAGTAGGGTTTCAAGTGGATTCGCACCTTGGTCGGTGCCACCTTGTTGTTCTGGTTCATCAATAATAATGGTATGCTTTTTCGCTTTTGCTTCTACCTTTGCACCTTCTGCATTTGCTTTAACTCTCATTTGAATAGTAGACATGTGAAATTCTCCTTTAATGAAATAATGTTTTCTTTAAATGAAAAATGGTATTTTCAATTGGCTTAGACGTTTGCTTTACTTTCGCCATTAAGATCGAGCCTTCAATAGAACTAATGATATGCTCTGCGTATTCGTAAGCATCTTTAGGAGTGGCAAGTTCTGCTTCCATTAATGTCTCACTAAGAGCTAACGCCCATTCATGGAAAAAGGATTCAATGCGCTTTCTAAAAGATGCATCATGTTCGCTCATTTCGATAGCTAGATTCCCGAAAGGACAACCTTTTCGAACATTGGAGTCTTGAAAAGATTCAATTGTTTCTTCAAGCATGTGCTGAATTCGTAAATCAGCAGAGGAATCTGTTTGAAGAATGCCTTCAATCATATTGGTTTTCCAAGTATCAATATAGCGATCTACAACAGCAATCCCTAAATCGTGTTTAGTCTTAAAGTAATGAAAGAACTTTCCTTTGCCAATATCTCCAGCCACTAATATATCGTTAACAGATGTAGCTTGATAACCTTTGGAACGAATCACATCTGCAGCGATGGATACAATCTCTTCTTTAGCTAAGGTTCCTTTATTCATAAAAGAACCCCCTTTCTAGAAACCAACTGGTTGGTATGTATCTAATATAAAGGATGCTTCATTAGTTTGACAATCAATGTGCTTCACTCGGAATCTCTTCATAAATGGAAGGCTACGTGAATAAAGTAGTACTAGCTATATGAGGAGGTTTCTATCATGATTAGAGTGTCTCAAAGCTCATTACTTATAGTGTGCTTACTTTTATTTCTTATACTTAGTTGGGCAGGTCTTACAAGAGCAAAAGAATTCATTATTCCAGAGGGGGCCTTTACACAAGAAACGGTCGCTTTTCCGGAGGCTATGACGTATGTAGACACTGTTAAAGAGTTAGAAGAACACGTGGAAGCACCGATTTCCACCTTCAATGTACTACCGGACTCCTTTGAACGAATTAGTATGGGGTATAAAAAAGTTCAGGAAAATTCTTTCATCACAAGACAAACCTTTATCCGTTATCCAGAAGGAAAAATGACGTTTGAACAAGCCCCGAAGGATGTGAAAGATGAACTCCCTTCACCTTCCTCCTCGACGATGAAGGAGTTCAATTTGAATGGTCAGCTCTTTCATATGAATGGGGATGGTAGACAGGGGGACTACGTTATGTGGGAAAAGGGAGATTATGTATACGCAGTCTCGACGAACGTTACATTTTCAATGGATGACTGGGAATTGTTATTAGATTCCTTACAATAAATGTTCAAAACGGCCTTAACGCCTAACCCGTTAAGGCTATTTTTGCATATATCTTACAAATGACAGAATATTCGTATTATAATAGGTATAAAGAGGGGGTATGGGAAATGGAAGTTGTGTCAGAACAGAAGAGAAAGAAATCTTTAAAAAGATGGCAGAAAGTTTGTTTGATCCTTCTTGTTCTTCTCCTTGGTATAGGGATTGGGGTGCTTATTTTTGTAAACGGTTACATAAACCGGAGTTTACCTCAAACTGAGGGAAGCATTTCGGTACCTGGTTTAAAAGATACTGTGTATGTAACCCGGGATAAGAGTGGTGTGCCTCATATTGAAGCAAACAACACGCAGGATCTTTTCATGGCTCAAGGATATGTCCAGGCACAAGATCGTTTGTTTCAAATGGATATGGCAAGGAGACAAGCCTCCGGAAGACTAAGTGAAGTGGCTGGTGAAGATGCATTAAACCAGGATAAATATTTTAGAACATTGGGACTGAGAAGGGCTGCCGAAAAGTCGTATCAAGCATACACGGAAGAAGCTAAGCAAGTGATGGAGTGGTATGCAGAAGGGGTGAATGCTTATATAGAACAAGCAAAGAATGAAAAAGCGCTACCGATCGAATTCACTCTGCTTGGAGGAGCGCCGGAACTTTGGACGCCTATTGATTCACTAACGATAGGAAAATATATGGCGTTTGATCTTGGAGGACATTGGGAGAGACAGGCCTTTCACTATTATTTGCTACAACATTATCCGGAGGATCAGGCTCTTGAATTGTTTTCAACCTATCCGGAAAAGGCTCCAACGATTATTAAAAGTGATGAACTTGATATCGCTTCAAGTTTTGAAGGTGCTGTCATTCCGCATGCCTTTAATGGAAGCAATAACTGGGTTGTGAGCGGAGAACGAACAGCGTCTGGTTCCCCTCTGCTCGCTGATGACCCTCATTTGGGCCTTGCTACCCCGTCTATCTGGTTACAGATGGTGCTTGATTCACCTGAGTATCAAGTGAGTGGCGTCATTTTTGCCGGTATTCCTGGTATTATTTTAGGACATAACCAAGACATTGCATGGGGAGTTACCAACACAGGACCGGATGTCCAGCAGCTTTATCTTGAAAAGCGAAACCCAAAAGATGAAAATGAGTTTTTATATGAAGGGAAATACGAAAAGGCGACCATCTATAAGGAAACGATTGATATCAAAGATAAAGACTCAATTCAGTATAAGGTGGTTGAAACGAGACATGGTCCGATCATCTCTGAGTTTGCTGAAGAGAGTGGAAAAGATACCGTTTTATCCCTAAGGTGGACAGCGCTCGATTCTTCCACAGAGCTAGAGGCCATTCTTCTTATGAACAAAGCTTCAAACTGGGGAGAATTTGAAAAAGGTCTAGAGAAGTTTCTAGTACCGGCTCAGAATTTTGTCTTTGCCAGTAAGGATGGGACCATTGCATATAAAGCCAATGGCAAAATCCCGATCTATAAAGAGGGTGAAGATGCCTTATTGCCATTAGAGGGATGGGAGAAAGAGAATGATTGGAATGGGTTCATCCCATTTGACGAATTGCCAACAGTCATCAATCCGGATAAAGGATTTATTGCGACTGCCAACAATAAAGTGATAGGAGAAGAGTACCCTTATCATCTATCTAATAATTGGGCACAACCCTACCGTTATAAGCGTATTGAAGAAGTACTTGAAAAGACAAAAAATGCAACCGCAGAAGATATGAAAAAGCTTCAAATGGATCAAATGAATCTGCAAGCCAAAGAGTTTGTGCCGATGTTTATGGAATATATGAATACTGACAATCTTTCAACGAGAGAGAAAGAAGCTGTGGAACGGCTCCAGGCTTGGGACTTCGTAGATGATGCAAAGCAATCTCAACCTCTTCTCTTTCACACGTGGATGAAGACCCTAACAGACCGACTATACGAGGATCTTCCTGAATCCATGGATCCATTGTTTAAAGGGAAAGGCCAAACAACGGATGAGTTATTGCGGAAAGCTCATAAGGGAAAGAATGTAAAGTGGGTTGAGGAGCAAGGAGGAATGGAGGTGTTAGTTCAAGAAACATTTCAGGAAACCGTCCGTTCTTTAACGGAACAATATGGTGAGAAAATAGACGAGTGGGAATGGGGGCACTATCACCAGGTGGCATTTAAACATCCATTATCCTCTATAAGTTTTCTAGACCGATTCTTTAATAGTGAGGATCCTATTCCAGTAGGCGGAAGTAGGGTGACGGTGATGGCTGCAAGCTATAATGAAGAAACGGGTATCGTCAATCACGGAGCTTCCTGGCGTTTTGTATTGGATGGTTCTGATTTTACGAAAGGCTCTCATATCGTAGGCCCAGGGCAATCCGGACATTTCAGAAGTCCTTGGTACCATGACCAACGGGAAGACTGGGTGAAGGGTGATTATCACGAAACAAGCTTAACTACACCAAAAGGAGAACCATTAATTCTCCAACCGTAATGTATTCGGCTGATTCTAGTAGGATCAGCCGATTTTCTGTGACTAGACCAAGTATTTCTTTATAAATGAGGACAGGAAAGTTATGGACAATGGTAAAGAGGGTATTCTTGTAAGGAGTGTGCATCAGATTTCCGAGTAAGGTAAAGCTAATCATAACATTAGAATCAAATAGAAGTGGATGGAGGCTACGTCAATGCACGGGTTTCATGAAGTATTTATTCAAATTTTAGTATTACTTGCTATTTCAATTACGGTGATTGGAATTGCAAAACTGATTAAAGAACCCTATTCAATTGCTTTAGTACTAGTGGGAGTATTATTAGGGATGACAGAAATCCCTATTATTGAAGAAGCGGAGTCGTACATAACACAATCTGAAGTGTTTCAAGCCATTATCATTTCCCTTTTCTTACCTATCTTATTAGGTGATGCTACATTGAAAATGCCATTTCATCATCTGTTTCGATTGAAGAAAACGGTTTTATCTCTGGCTTTTTTAGGGACCTTTATTTCATTTATAGTGATAGGTTTTAGTGTATATTTCTTGTTAGGATTACCGATTGTTGTCGCTTTTACTTTTGCAGCTTTAATGAGTGCTACAGACCCAATAAGCGTAATCTCTATTTTTAAGGAACTTGGTGTACCTGAAAAAATGTCGACCATCATGGAAGGTGAGTCCTTATTTAATGATGGGATTGCTGTCGTTCTCTTTAAAATTTCATCGATTTACCTGCTCACATATATGGATATGGGAGCTGCAGGAATTGGAGAGGGTGTCTTCTTATTCTTAAAGTTTGCGATCGGGGGAGCGCTAGTTGGTTTAGTAATTGGATTCATCTTTTCACAAGTTATACGCATATTTGATGACTATCCACTTGAAATTGCATTTTCCATGCTTTTATTCTTCGGTAGTTATTTCATTGCAGAGCACTTTAACGTATCAGGAGTTATTGCTGTTGTGATTGGTGGATTATTATTCGGAAGCTATGGAAAGAAAGTGGGGATGTCAGAAGAAACGAGAGTTAATATTAACACCTTTTGGGATACCATTACTCTCTTGGCTAATTCGATTATCTTTTTAATGGTTGGGATTGAAATTCGAGAAATTGATTTTACAGGCATGTGGGGCATTATAGTCTTAGCCATTCTCATTGTGCTTATTGGACGTTCGATTGCCCTATACACCGCAACAAGCTATATTTCTCATCTTAGTCAGAAAGAACGTTTTCTTTTAAATTGGGGAGGCCTCCGAGGAAGTTTATCGATCGCTTTAGCCTTAAGTCTCCCTGCAGATTTTGACGGTAGAGAAGAAGTGCTTCTTCTCACATTCTCTGTTGTTCTCTTCTCCCTAGTCGTTCAAGGGCTTACTATTAAGCCGCTTATTAAGAAGTTTGACATGGCGAAAGATGCTTCTTAGCTAGAAGGCTATGTTAAAGTTGAAAAACCAGCCGCTTATTTAAGCGGCTGGTTTTTTATAATTTGATCTTCAAAGTGTTGGATAACATCGATTAGGTCATTATGAATCACATAATGAAATAAGCGATCTTTTGGAGTGGCTTCTCTATTTATAAGTGCTGTAGGAATTTTCCTAGTCCAAGCATACTCTGGTAAGAAATTAAACGGCATGACAAGTAGAGATGTTCCAAGCACGAGAACAAGGTCGGCCTTGTCAATAATGGCTTCTGCCCGATCATGCTCAGTGATGGCGTCTCCAAATAGCACGATATCTGGTTTCAATACCGTTTGGCACGTCTCCCTTTCGCAAATGGGGACCTGAGAACTGTTTATATAGTCCGCGTCATAGATGCTCCCACATGCAGGACAAGTGGAAGTGGTTAGAGAACCGTGGTATTCAATGACCTTAGAGGAGCCGGCTCTTTGATGGAGCCCGTCTACATTTTGCGTAATCACCGTAACTTCTTTCCCCAGTGTTTCTAAATTGGAGAGAAATCGATGCACCTCATTTGGGTGATAGGAACCCAGAAGTTTAAGTTGGAAAATATCCTTGTACTTTGTCCAAAAATCTTGAGGGTCGTGCCTAAAATAGTCAGAGGACATGTAATATTCCCTTGATCCATCTTCTGTCCATATGCCATTAGAGGAGCGGAAATCGGGGATTCCACTTGCTGTACTAACACCAGCTCCTGTTAAAACAGTAATGCGTTGAGCTTGCCTAATTTCATCTATAAGTTGATCCATCTTATCCTACCTTTAATCGTTTTCCCCTATTGTATCAAACCCGTTGAAATAGATAGAAGAGCAGATTAACGTTTGTTCATCCCCTTGGATTGCACAAATTCATTAACATCCATTCGCATGGGGTGGCTAAAACGACGAATCATCTGATCGGTCCAAGAGTCGAGGCGTGAATTTTGCTTCCGGCTCTTATAGTAGTCTTGAATAGTATGGTCAAAAGAACGAAGCTCTTCTGTTTGGTTTTTATTATATTCATTTACATGATAAACCGCGCGTTTAGGAAGACGAGGTTTTTGTTCTGGCTGTTTGTCAGGATAGCCAACCACCATGCCGAATAATGGTATAACGTGTTCTGGCAATTGTAATAGCTGATCAACGCGCTTAATGTTATTTCGAATGCTTCCAATGTAGCACATACCAAGCCCCATAGATTCAGATGCAACCGCTGCATTTTGGGCAGCTAGTGAAGCGTCTACCGCAGAAACGAGAAAATGTTCTGTATTCTCAATGTTTGGTAGCATATCTTGCTTCTGTAGGTCGGAGGCTAGTATGCCATGGCGGTACAAGTCAGCGCAGAATATAAACAAATGTCCGTTATCTTTTACATACGATTGACCTGTTATTTCCGCCAACTCTTGCTTTTTCTCTGGATCTGTCACACCTATGATGGTGTAAGCTTGCATGTAGCTGGACGTTGAAGCCATCTGAGCTGCTTCTACAATAGTGTTTATTTGGTCTTCAGTTAACACTTCATTTGTAAAGGATCGGATTGAACGATGGTTAAGAAGCGTATGGATTGTTTGATTCATGATTTAGAACTCCTTCAAGTTTAACATTTTACATTTATAGTACATCTTTAGGAATGAACACT
The nucleotide sequence above comes from Pontibacillus chungwhensis. Encoded proteins:
- a CDS encoding FAD-dependent oxidoreductase, whose translation is MKYIIIGGDAAGMSAAMQIVRNSEGNEIVTYEKGETYSYGQCGLPYTINGIVESTEDLIARTPETFQEKYGIKTHTLHEVTSVDCEKKMVYGTNYHTGEQFEDHYDRLLVATGANPNCPPWEGIESEGIYTLKTIPDAEKIMDYINENIKNVTIIGGGYIGLEMAETLSDIGKNVQIIERGERLAKIFDEDMSALIHEEATKQNVKLTFKESVEGFKTNDKGRVRCVVTDHGEHATDLVLVAVGVTPNTSFLQGTGIFTSVQGAIEVNAYMESTIKDIYAAGDCATQYHRLKQKSDYIPLGTHANKQGRVAGLNMINQPTTFKGIVGSSIIKFFDINLGKTGLSEREAEALHFSNTSVTIDSSHAAGYYSKEDPMKVKLVYNDQTRALLGAQIIGKEGVDKRIDVVATALYHSMTVDELVDLDLSYAPPFNSVWDPIQQAARRA
- a CDS encoding thermonuclease family protein, with protein sequence MRNIFKILVLFIIMVGTACSPQNETMQETKTETTTSSSTGENQTKQEATVLRVVDGDTLSVSIEGKKETIRLLLIDTPETKHPDLPVQPFGPEASQYAKELLTNEEVMLEWGTTKRDKYDRLLAYVYIDGTLYNKDIIEQGLARVAYVYPPNDKYVDTLRDAEQQAKKKKKGIWSLEGYVTEDGFNSEMTIKKSPTPSKNNSTESNNLLYDPNGADRDCGDFSKQSQAQAFFEAAGGPSKDPHRLDRDGDGVVCETLP
- a CDS encoding sigma-70 family RNA polymerase sigma factor; this translates as MNLIKEVKRARKGNKASFEALIREYKTTMYRVSKTILKQDEDCADALQEAILKAFHSIHTLKEPKYFKTWLIRIVMNECYAIIRKQKKIVSLDKVHEEAFVERGFDRIEVKELLSHLTEEDALVLQLFYIKDFTIRDMAHVMEVPENTIKTKLRRAKKRARVQVREEETSWKSGNTY
- a CDS encoding DUF4179 domain-containing protein, with the translated sequence MEKWEHLLDEEVNKELPESVEKRMESTLKSLPNKKTGKKKWLYGITAAVVATGILINSSSVSTTIADSLKDVPFVGSVMEKVGGLGEKSGQQGGLTVSTGEQVNIGDQTIIFTETLYDGNSIYISYLNMSDHLNKLVLPGMPDVLVDGEPLDNYGIGAGGQKIEEGVYGETMSIRTQEELPHEFLLTLSGEANGSEWQVDLPVIKKGNSKVMPINKSFKSGEDHIHYSTVSFTSTSTRIQFQMLTPEDSKIIQNNQHLDFVVEDENGKVLRGIGASSHSIGSEDGKVSGKYTVDLEPYREQLPETLSIRPYLMEIPTSEEAVEPVVFRSKKWTGEPVTLSQGEMGQLNVDSVEREGENVTITYTVKGEDEATQASTFWITDGDGNRYEHDRVERRIDHHTFKQTYYNFPVEKDIHLHTTEMDAHHYLSDFGLTIDLEYGEGDR
- a CDS encoding aldo/keto reductase, whose amino-acid sequence is MEFTHVSNTGIETSRIGLGTWAIGGWMWGGTDENQSIKTIHAALDKGVNLIDTAPVYGFGRSEEIVGKAVQQYGGRENITLATKVAMNWKDEQVYRDASKERIHKEIDDSLRRLQTDYIDVYQVHWPDPTVPIEETAEALYYLYKQGKIRSIGVSNFSPEQMDTFREAAPLHTVQPPYNMFERGIEEDILPYVQEHGLHTLLYGSLCRGLLTGKMSKDSQFDGDDLRNNDPKFQQPRFEQYLNAVQELDQLAQNRFDKRIIHLALRFILDQPGTGTALWGGRKPEQMDPIEEVMDFKIDEETQKDIDEILVKNIKDPVGPEFMAPPTRKDL
- a CDS encoding OsmC family protein, with the translated sequence MSTIQMRVKANAEGAKVEAKAKKHTIIIDEPEQQGGTDQGANPLETLLAALAGCENAVANMVANEMNFDLQGIEFEIRGELDPRGMMGTEGVRRHFQTVTVNAQVKTSESDERIQELKDKTDDRCPVFQTLYNADVNMVANWTKA
- a CDS encoding TetR/AcrR family transcriptional regulator yields the protein MNKGTLAKEEIVSIAADVIRSKGYQATSVNDILVAGDIGKGKFFHYFKTKHDLGIAVVDRYIDTWKTNMIEGILQTDSSADLRIQHMLEETIESFQDSNVRKGCPFGNLAIEMSEHDASFRKRIESFFHEWALALSETLMEAELATPKDAYEYAEHIISSIEGSILMAKVKQTSKPIENTIFHLKKTLFH